A single region of the Legionella oakridgensis ATCC 33761 = DSM 21215 genome encodes:
- the alaS gene encoding alanine--tRNA ligase, producing MKSSDIRKAFIDYFAKHGHQIVESSSLVPANDPTLLFTNAGMVQFKETFLGLEPRSYNRAVSAQRCVRAGGKHNDLENVGYTARHHTFFEMLGNFSFGDYFKREAIGFAWEFLTNVLKLPTERLWVTVFEDDDEAADIWLKEIGVSAERFSRCGEKDNFWSMGDTGPCGPCTEIFYDHGEEIAGGPPGSPNADGDRYIEIWNLVFMQYNRDKEGHLHPLPKPSVDTGMGLERIAAVVQGVHNNYHIDSFQHLIRAIADLATIENLEHPSLKVIADHIRACSFLIADGVMPGNEGRGYVLRRIIRRAVRHGHKLGLPTPFFHRLVTPLIDVMGEAYPALAANQVQIERVLKQEENQFARTLEQGLQLLQEQIQILAGKDIPGEAAFKLYDTYGFPVDLTADIAREHGLQVDMQGFEKCMQQQREQSQSASHFQVDYSTPVELTEVSVFEGYEHDTVQSSVVALLVDGQKVKRLTAGTKAAVILHETPFYAESGGQVGDRGQLLAPGMVFQVHDTQRLGQSIVHDGELLSGELTLEQTVTAQIDTARRDAIRLNHTATHLLHAALKIVVGEHVQQKGSLVDAERARFDFSHFEALTSSQIEQLETLVNDKIRTNDLVATQIMSLDEAKQSGAQALFGEKYNEEVRVLSVGNFSKELCGGTHARRTGDIGLFKITAEYGIASGVRRVELVTGAYALQWINQQLGLLQEMADKLKTTTSSVAEKLSQFLQESKQQEKELERLQAKFATQSGNALLNEVKKVGHINVLVKKLDNVDGQGLRMTLDQLKANLDAAIIVLYTINQEKISVVAGVSKSILGTVPTAAEWVRHLCGKGGGRDDMAQGGGMVPEDLEAKLEGIPAMIANGKSS from the coding sequence ATGAAAAGCTCAGACATACGAAAAGCATTTATTGATTATTTCGCCAAACATGGCCATCAGATTGTTGAATCCAGCTCATTGGTACCAGCGAACGATCCAACGCTGCTATTTACCAATGCAGGGATGGTGCAGTTTAAGGAAACTTTTTTAGGACTTGAACCCCGCTCTTATAACCGTGCAGTTAGTGCGCAGCGTTGTGTGCGTGCGGGTGGTAAACATAACGATTTGGAAAATGTAGGCTATACGGCGCGGCATCATACTTTCTTTGAAATGTTGGGTAATTTCAGTTTTGGTGATTACTTTAAACGGGAAGCCATTGGTTTTGCCTGGGAATTTTTGACGAACGTATTGAAATTACCTACTGAGCGTTTGTGGGTGACGGTCTTTGAGGATGATGATGAAGCAGCCGATATTTGGTTAAAAGAAATCGGAGTATCTGCAGAGCGCTTTTCACGTTGTGGTGAGAAAGATAATTTCTGGTCTATGGGGGATACTGGACCCTGTGGGCCCTGCACAGAAATTTTTTATGATCATGGCGAAGAAATCGCTGGTGGGCCGCCAGGAAGCCCAAATGCGGATGGTGATCGTTATATTGAAATATGGAATCTTGTTTTCATGCAATATAATCGTGATAAAGAAGGTCATCTGCACCCACTCCCCAAACCCTCCGTCGATACAGGAATGGGGCTTGAGCGTATTGCTGCTGTCGTTCAGGGAGTGCATAATAATTACCATATAGATAGCTTTCAACATTTAATTCGTGCCATAGCGGATTTAGCCACCATTGAAAACCTTGAGCATCCTTCCTTAAAAGTGATTGCTGATCATATCCGTGCTTGTTCGTTTCTAATCGCCGACGGAGTCATGCCTGGTAATGAAGGACGTGGCTATGTTTTGCGGCGTATTATCCGCCGTGCAGTGCGGCATGGACACAAATTGGGTTTGCCTACTCCCTTTTTCCATCGTTTAGTCACTCCATTGATTGATGTGATGGGGGAGGCTTATCCTGCGCTTGCTGCCAATCAAGTTCAAATTGAGCGTGTTTTAAAACAGGAAGAAAACCAATTTGCCCGGACGCTTGAGCAAGGATTACAGCTATTGCAAGAACAAATTCAGATTTTGGCCGGCAAAGACATTCCCGGAGAAGCTGCATTTAAGCTTTATGATACTTATGGTTTTCCTGTGGATTTGACGGCTGATATTGCACGTGAGCATGGTTTACAAGTCGATATGCAGGGATTTGAGAAGTGTATGCAACAGCAGCGCGAACAATCACAATCTGCCAGCCATTTTCAGGTGGATTATTCAACGCCGGTCGAATTAACAGAAGTTTCCGTGTTTGAAGGCTATGAGCATGATACAGTTCAAAGCAGCGTAGTGGCTCTGTTGGTGGATGGACAAAAGGTTAAGCGATTAACGGCTGGTACAAAAGCCGCTGTGATCTTGCATGAAACGCCATTTTATGCGGAAAGCGGTGGACAGGTTGGTGATCGTGGCCAATTATTGGCACCTGGGATGGTTTTTCAAGTGCATGATACTCAACGGCTTGGGCAATCGATTGTTCATGATGGTGAATTACTTTCAGGTGAATTAACGCTTGAACAAACCGTGACGGCTCAGATAGATACAGCAAGACGTGATGCGATTCGTTTGAATCATACAGCAACTCATTTGTTGCATGCGGCTTTGAAAATAGTTGTAGGAGAACATGTGCAGCAAAAAGGGTCATTAGTGGATGCTGAACGAGCTCGTTTTGATTTTTCCCATTTTGAAGCGTTGACTTCTTCTCAGATTGAACAGCTTGAAACCCTGGTAAATGATAAAATCCGCACTAATGATCTAGTGGCAACACAGATTATGTCGTTGGATGAGGCAAAGCAATCCGGTGCTCAAGCACTATTTGGTGAAAAATATAATGAAGAAGTTCGGGTGTTATCGGTAGGGAATTTTTCCAAAGAATTGTGCGGTGGAACGCACGCCAGACGAACCGGTGATATTGGATTATTCAAAATTACGGCTGAATATGGGATAGCAAGCGGAGTCAGGCGTGTTGAGCTGGTAACGGGTGCTTATGCGCTGCAATGGATTAATCAGCAGCTGGGGTTGCTGCAAGAGATGGCAGACAAGTTGAAGACCACGACCAGCAGCGTTGCAGAAAAATTGTCACAGTTTCTACAAGAGAGTAAGCAGCAGGAAAAGGAATTGGAGCGTTTGCAAGCAAAATTTGCAACACAATCCGGCAATGCCTTATTGAATGAAGTCAAAAAAGTGGGGCATATTAACGTATTGGTTAAGAAATTGGACAATGTGGATGGTCAGGGACTCAGAATGACACTGGATCAATTAAAAGCCAATCTTGATGCGGCTATCATTGTGTTATATACGATAAATCAGGAAAAAATAAGCGTTGTGGCAGGTGTCAGTAAGTCTATTTTAGGGACGGTCCCGACCGCGGCTGAATGGGTGCGTCATTTGTGTGGCAAAGGAGGCGGCCGTGACGATATGGCTCAGGGTGGCGGCATGGTGCCTGAAGATTTGGAAGCAAAGCTTGAAGGTATTCCTGCCATGATTGCTAACGGGAAATCTTCTTAA
- the recX gene encoding recombination regulator RecX codes for MSKALSCAMRLLARREHGAHELAYKLMQKGYADSEIKDVISECQRLGFQNDQRFAESVCRARIQQGYGPLRIQQELRSLRVEEALVNTVLQQEQDHWLDHAIAVKEKKYKKQDELTFVQVQKQKQFLLYRGFSADIIAMIFRE; via the coding sequence ATGAGTAAAGCATTATCTTGCGCCATGCGGCTTTTAGCCCGGCGTGAGCATGGAGCGCATGAGCTTGCTTACAAGCTTATGCAAAAAGGATACGCTGATTCTGAGATAAAGGACGTTATCTCAGAATGCCAGCGCCTTGGTTTTCAAAATGATCAGCGTTTTGCCGAAAGTGTTTGTCGTGCGAGAATTCAGCAGGGTTACGGCCCATTAAGAATTCAGCAGGAGTTGCGAAGCTTGCGGGTTGAGGAAGCACTGGTCAATACCGTCCTTCAGCAAGAACAAGATCATTGGTTAGACCATGCGATTGCGGTGAAGGAAAAGAAGTATAAAAAGCAAGATGAATTGACCTTTGTACAAGTGCAAAAACAGAAGCAATTTTTACTGTATCGAGGGTTTTCTGCAGATATTATAGCGATGATATTTAGGGAGTAA
- the recA gene encoding recombinase RecA: MEENKQKALNAALAQIERQFGKGSVMRMGDSTAVRDIEAISTGSLGLDIALGIGGLPKGRVVEIYGPESSGKTTLTLQVIAECQKNGGTAAFIDAEHALDPSYAEKLGVKVDELLISQPDTGEQALEITDMLVRSAAVDVVIVDSVAALTPKAEIEGEMGDAHVGLQARLMSQALRKLTANIKRSNTLVIFINQIRMKIGVMFGNPETTTGGNALKFYASVRLDIRRTGAIKKGEEILGNETQVKVVKNKVAPPFKRAEFDILYNEGISRESEIINLATELGLIDKSGAWYSYQQEKIGQGKDNVRQYLKDNPQLAAHLEQQIRAELLIKKPVAAKDAVELFDE, encoded by the coding sequence ATGGAAGAAAATAAACAAAAAGCACTTAATGCTGCACTCGCCCAAATAGAACGTCAATTTGGTAAAGGCTCAGTCATGCGTATGGGAGATAGTACAGCAGTGCGTGATATCGAAGCCATTTCAACGGGTTCACTTGGTTTGGATATTGCTCTTGGAATTGGCGGTTTACCAAAAGGACGCGTTGTTGAAATTTACGGACCTGAATCTTCGGGTAAAACCACATTGACCTTGCAAGTGATTGCCGAATGCCAGAAAAATGGTGGTACTGCGGCTTTTATCGATGCTGAGCATGCTCTAGACCCAAGTTATGCTGAAAAACTGGGGGTCAAAGTGGATGAATTGCTCATCTCACAACCAGACACGGGTGAGCAGGCTCTTGAGATCACGGATATGCTGGTGCGTTCCGCTGCCGTGGATGTGGTGATTGTTGACTCCGTTGCTGCGTTGACTCCAAAAGCTGAGATTGAAGGTGAGATGGGTGATGCTCATGTCGGTTTGCAGGCGCGTTTGATGTCGCAGGCGTTGCGTAAATTAACGGCAAACATTAAACGTTCAAATACCTTGGTGATTTTTATTAATCAGATCCGCATGAAGATTGGGGTGATGTTTGGTAACCCGGAAACTACTACAGGCGGGAATGCCCTTAAATTTTACGCTTCAGTCCGACTGGATATAAGACGAACAGGGGCAATTAAGAAAGGGGAAGAAATACTGGGCAATGAAACGCAGGTTAAAGTCGTCAAAAACAAAGTCGCCCCTCCATTCAAGCGTGCTGAATTTGATATTCTTTATAATGAAGGAATTTCCCGAGAAAGTGAAATTATTAATCTTGCTACAGAATTAGGGCTGATTGATAAATCAGGAGCCTGGTATAGTTATCAGCAGGAAAAAATTGGACAAGGTAAAGACAACGTCCGTCAATACTTGAAGGATAATCCGCAACTTGCTGCCCATCTGGAGCAACAAATCAGAGCAGAATTGCTGATTAAAAAGCCAGTCGCTGCAAAAGACGCGGTTGAATTGTTTGATGAGTAA
- a CDS encoding polyprenyl synthetase family protein, whose amino-acid sequence MAIRRLRMLVSEDFDAVNTLILEKIQSEISLIDNLTHHIVQSGGKRLRPLLVLLASHACGYKGKDHINLAAMIEFFHTATLLHDDVIDGSTLRRGQETANEIWGSKASILVGDYLFIQYMQLMISVGDLNIMRLLTNISHQISCGEIKQLANRHNHSLTIEEYFDIIRSKTSLLFAASASMGALISHADETIYNGLYTYGLHLGNAFQLIDDALDYCADVKTLGKNIGDDLADGKATLPLLHVLKHDTTSRQDKIKESLKKGTLQYLPEILEAIEATGAIDYTRSIAATEVDKALSALQVIPDSVYKEALADLAQYAIQRDH is encoded by the coding sequence ATGGCGATTCGCCGTTTGCGCATGTTGGTAAGTGAAGACTTTGATGCAGTTAACACTCTAATTCTTGAAAAAATTCAATCCGAAATTTCTCTAATCGATAATTTAACTCATCATATCGTGCAAAGCGGCGGCAAACGACTTCGACCATTACTGGTTCTTTTAGCCAGCCATGCTTGCGGTTATAAAGGTAAAGACCATATTAATTTGGCTGCAATGATTGAGTTTTTTCATACTGCAACGCTGTTGCATGACGATGTTATCGATGGGTCCACGTTGCGGCGCGGCCAAGAAACTGCTAATGAAATATGGGGTAGCAAAGCCAGTATTCTGGTTGGCGATTACTTATTTATTCAGTACATGCAACTTATGATCAGCGTTGGCGATTTAAACATCATGCGCCTGCTAACAAACATTTCCCATCAAATCAGTTGCGGTGAAATCAAGCAACTGGCGAATCGGCACAATCATTCTCTTACCATAGAGGAATATTTCGATATTATTCGTTCCAAAACATCGCTTCTTTTTGCTGCTTCTGCATCAATGGGCGCACTCATCAGTCATGCAGATGAAACCATATATAATGGTTTATACACCTATGGCCTTCACTTAGGCAACGCCTTCCAGTTAATTGATGATGCCCTGGATTATTGTGCGGATGTAAAAACGCTGGGGAAAAACATTGGCGATGATCTGGCTGATGGTAAAGCAACCCTGCCTTTGCTTCATGTACTAAAACATGACACAACCAGCCGGCAAGATAAAATCAAGGAAAGTTTAAAAAAAGGTACTTTACAATATCTTCCCGAAATACTTGAAGCCATTGAAGCCACCGGCGCGATAGATTACACCCGCAGTATTGCTGCAACAGAAGTAGATAAAGCACTTTCTGCCTTGCAAGTTATCCCTGATTCGGTGTATAAAGAAGCCCTTGCCGATCTCGCTCAATATGCCATTCAACGTGATCATTAA
- a CDS encoding response regulator yields the protein MTTKVDILYVEDDDVDIKAVQREFSKTNKQVDITIAKNGIQALDSLYGRNGKHKIKPSAILLDLNMPQMNGIDFLKELRRDFHFLDVKVFVLTGAYTTQEKLAISDLDVSGCIVKPLQHEDALNILWCVYADKDASSLLFMQG from the coding sequence ATGACCACGAAGGTTGATATTTTGTACGTAGAAGATGATGATGTTGACATTAAGGCTGTTCAGCGTGAATTTAGCAAAACGAATAAGCAAGTTGACATTACTATCGCCAAGAATGGAATACAAGCTCTGGATAGTTTATATGGACGTAATGGCAAGCATAAAATCAAACCAAGCGCGATATTGCTTGATCTCAACATGCCTCAAATGAATGGTATTGACTTTTTGAAAGAATTAAGAAGAGACTTTCACTTTTTAGATGTTAAGGTATTCGTGCTTACTGGTGCGTACACAACCCAAGAAAAGCTGGCTATAAGTGATTTAGATGTATCTGGCTGTATTGTCAAACCTCTGCAACATGAAGATGCGCTTAATATTTTGTGGTGCGTTTATGCAGATAAAGACGCATCCAGTTTACTTTTTATGCAAGGGTAA
- the proB gene encoding glutamate 5-kinase — protein MKIVIKVGTRSILSEDGTPCEAIMLDLVKQIAFLQQAGHQVVLVSSGAVGSGRKVAEQYLGRRYGSSIGEKQVLASLGQHELMHLYASMFKSHHLLASQLLLTKQDFRTRQHYLNIARLIHELLKHNNIIPIINENDSVAIEELMFTDNDELAGLIAAQINADKLIILSIVDGVYLGHPDDMDAKLIQRIDSASQWPDVSSTKSTLGRGGMHTKLGTAKKMSELGITTHIANINQPDIILRLMQEESLGTVIIPSRKKSNIKRWIAYSSDNPSGAIYVNLCLLAILEEKNRIISILPVGIEKLTGAFKKGDLVEIRALDDKKVGVGIARYDATQLNDYLGQKDKPAFIHYDQLHLYSI, from the coding sequence ATGAAGATTGTTATCAAAGTAGGTACACGAAGCATTTTGTCCGAAGATGGAACACCATGCGAAGCCATCATGCTTGATTTAGTAAAACAAATTGCCTTTTTACAACAAGCCGGACATCAAGTGGTGCTGGTTAGTTCAGGTGCCGTTGGTTCAGGCAGAAAGGTGGCGGAACAATATCTTGGTCGTCGATATGGCAGCTCCATTGGTGAAAAACAGGTATTAGCCTCTTTGGGTCAACATGAACTCATGCATCTTTATGCCAGCATGTTTAAGTCACATCACTTGCTTGCCTCCCAATTATTATTAACTAAACAGGACTTTCGAACGCGGCAACACTACTTAAACATTGCAAGATTAATTCATGAATTATTAAAACATAACAACATCATTCCCATCATCAATGAAAATGACAGTGTGGCAATTGAAGAGCTAATGTTTACAGATAATGATGAACTGGCAGGTCTTATTGCTGCGCAAATCAACGCCGATAAATTGATTATTCTAAGCATTGTAGATGGCGTTTATCTTGGTCATCCTGATGATATGGATGCCAAACTCATTCAAAGGATTGATTCTGCAAGCCAATGGCCGGATGTTTCTTCGACAAAAAGCACCCTTGGGCGGGGCGGTATGCACACCAAACTTGGAACAGCAAAAAAAATGTCCGAGCTTGGCATTACGACGCATATTGCCAACATTAATCAGCCTGACATCATTCTTCGTCTCATGCAAGAAGAATCTCTGGGTACAGTCATCATACCCAGCAGGAAAAAATCAAACATCAAACGATGGATTGCTTATAGCAGTGACAACCCAAGCGGTGCCATTTATGTCAATCTCTGCTTGCTCGCAATCCTTGAAGAAAAAAATCGCATCATCAGCATATTGCCTGTTGGTATCGAAAAACTGACTGGTGCTTTTAAAAAAGGCGACCTAGTTGAAATACGCGCGTTGGATGACAAAAAAGTCGGGGTAGGTATTGCACGATATGATGCAACTCAATTAAACGACTACCTGGGACAGAAGGACAAACCTGCATTTATCCACTATGATCAATTGCACCTGTATTCAATATGA
- a CDS encoding glutamate-5-semialdehyde dehydrogenase — protein MKEDLVNRLKRVKETSRRLIAINETMRQEILLKLAEHLRQACPKILQENHKDLALMAKDDPRYDRLLLTEERVYTMAEDVTHVASLPSVLHKTLSEKTMSNGLVIQKISVPLGVVSIIYESRPNVTVDVFALCFKTANACVLKGGKEAMNSNQYLVSLIHQTLTQFGIDPYALYLLPSERQALHVLLNAVNLVDVCIPRGSQALINFVRMHAQIPFIETGAGIVHTYFDKSGDLQKGQLIINNAKTRRVSVCNALDTLIIHEQRLTDLRQLVGLLLEKKVELFADEASYPVLLSFYPQTLLHKASPADFGREFLSYKMSIKTVSSVQQAIDHITTYTSGHSEAIITEDEAAATYFLQQVDAAAVYVNASTAFTDGGQFGMGAEIGISTQKLHARGPMALEALTSYKWLIHGNGQLRP, from the coding sequence GTGAAAGAAGATCTAGTCAACCGCTTGAAGCGTGTGAAAGAAACAAGTCGCCGCCTTATAGCAATAAATGAAACCATGCGACAAGAGATCTTACTGAAGCTGGCTGAACATTTACGACAAGCTTGCCCCAAGATATTGCAAGAAAACCACAAAGACTTGGCCTTAATGGCAAAGGATGATCCAAGATACGATCGTCTGTTATTAACGGAAGAGCGCGTTTATACGATGGCTGAGGATGTTACTCACGTCGCATCGCTTCCTTCCGTCCTTCACAAAACATTAAGTGAAAAAACCATGTCAAATGGCCTGGTCATTCAAAAGATTTCCGTTCCTCTTGGCGTTGTCTCAATTATTTATGAATCACGTCCAAATGTAACCGTTGACGTTTTTGCACTTTGTTTTAAGACGGCAAACGCCTGTGTTTTAAAAGGTGGTAAAGAAGCCATGAACAGTAACCAATATTTGGTTTCTTTAATTCATCAAACCTTAACTCAATTTGGAATAGATCCTTACGCCCTTTATTTATTACCATCCGAACGACAAGCATTGCATGTTCTTTTAAACGCCGTTAATTTGGTGGATGTTTGCATTCCCAGAGGAAGCCAAGCCTTAATAAACTTTGTGCGTATGCATGCTCAAATACCCTTCATTGAAACTGGCGCCGGGATAGTACATACCTATTTCGATAAAAGCGGTGATTTACAAAAAGGGCAATTGATCATCAATAATGCCAAAACTCGACGGGTCAGCGTTTGCAATGCACTGGACACCTTAATTATTCATGAACAAAGACTCACCGATTTAAGGCAATTGGTTGGCTTGCTTCTAGAAAAAAAGGTTGAACTTTTTGCCGATGAAGCAAGCTATCCTGTGCTTTTATCCTTTTATCCACAAACCTTACTGCATAAAGCAAGTCCTGCCGATTTTGGCCGCGAATTTCTCTCTTATAAAATGTCCATTAAAACGGTTTCATCAGTGCAGCAAGCCATTGATCACATTACCACTTATACCTCTGGTCATAGTGAAGCCATTATTACCGAAGATGAAGCGGCCGCCACTTATTTTCTCCAACAGGTGGATGCAGCTGCGGTTTACGTCAATGCCTCAACCGCCTTTACCGATGGTGGACAATTTGGCATGGGGGCTGAAATTGGCATCAGCACGCAAAAACTTCATGCTCGTGGCCCCATGGCTCTGGAAGCCTTAACTTCCTACAAATGGCTCATTCATGGAAATGGCCAATTAAGGCCTTAA
- a CDS encoding sensor domain-containing diguanylate cyclase, whose product MLNNFHNNLISSNQPVKSLRLSRPMLNLIFISALVFLLILSVGSYTQVKALIRESDWVIHSHEVIQNIDAALYEIVDIESHNRAYYITGQEYFLGDIDTKKSQLKKSLENLNNLTKDNPDQNQRVLRFITLTEQRLLISNKILQLKITNKLFTQEGLELFSRSQDASSRVKGLGQEIKSVERVLLQERTETVLNSANITSLILIFGNAFGIALLIFVIILANRELSARKETEYHNKNTQDRLRKIIESSNDMIAAFDKEERLIIFNDSYQREFKRLFGKPVAVGMQLEEALINLPENRHEIAQLWKESLHSELYEKTIECVVEHKKNIYEISSSLIQNGDNSIQGAVQSIRNITKRIEEHSELQHSYEQLAIGMKALEIKNEQITLLVEMSDIMLACSSQKELTDVMENYSKQLLQFASGYLYIMHPSKNYLEKAASWGNPNAQDTTFSPDECWGIRLGRIHHINLSHQALHCEHIHSFEEKKASLLCIPLMAQNDIYGLLYLEIIQDISPLEDENQKLLITAFSELTALSLANVRLRENLRYQSIRDPLTGLYNRRYLEDFLFKQISQAQRTKSPLSLIMLDLDHFKKINDTYGHDAGDAALKEVASILQHDIREGDIASRYGGEEFLILLYDIDLESTRTRAENIRKEVSKLQIKYGAQAVGPITVSLGISSYPIDGKTPDELIDSADKALYYAKNHGRNQVVLFCELNQKTNR is encoded by the coding sequence ATGCTGAATAATTTTCACAATAACTTAATTTCTTCAAATCAACCTGTTAAAAGCCTGCGGTTAAGCAGGCCCATGCTTAATTTGATTTTTATCTCAGCCCTTGTTTTTCTGCTGATTCTAAGCGTCGGTTCCTATACGCAGGTAAAAGCACTCATTCGCGAAAGTGATTGGGTCATTCATTCGCATGAAGTCATTCAAAACATTGACGCCGCACTTTATGAGATTGTTGACATTGAATCCCATAACCGCGCTTATTATATTACAGGCCAGGAATATTTTTTAGGAGATATTGATACTAAAAAATCACAACTCAAAAAGTCATTGGAAAATCTCAATAACCTTACTAAAGACAATCCTGATCAAAATCAACGTGTTTTGCGTTTTATAACCCTGACTGAACAACGTCTGTTAATTTCAAACAAAATATTACAACTTAAAATCACCAATAAGTTATTTACTCAGGAAGGATTGGAGTTATTTAGTCGCAGCCAGGATGCTTCCAGCCGTGTGAAGGGACTTGGCCAAGAAATTAAATCCGTAGAGCGAGTGCTCTTGCAAGAACGCACTGAAACCGTACTCAACAGTGCAAATATTACCAGCCTCATATTAATTTTTGGAAACGCGTTCGGCATCGCCTTGTTAATATTTGTCATTATTCTAGCCAATCGTGAGCTATCCGCACGAAAAGAAACCGAGTATCACAATAAAAATACGCAGGATCGTTTGCGAAAAATTATTGAAAGTTCAAACGATATGATTGCAGCGTTTGATAAAGAAGAACGACTTATTATTTTTAATGATTCTTATCAACGAGAATTCAAGCGTCTTTTTGGCAAGCCAGTTGCTGTTGGTATGCAATTGGAAGAGGCTTTGATAAATCTTCCAGAAAATCGCCATGAAATAGCTCAACTCTGGAAAGAGTCACTGCATTCCGAACTGTATGAAAAAACAATAGAGTGTGTTGTCGAGCATAAAAAAAATATTTATGAAATAAGCTCAAGCCTGATTCAAAACGGAGATAATTCGATTCAAGGCGCCGTACAAAGTATTCGTAATATTACCAAACGCATCGAGGAACATTCCGAACTGCAGCACTCCTATGAACAGCTTGCCATTGGGATGAAAGCACTGGAAATTAAAAATGAACAAATTACTCTCCTCGTTGAAATGAGCGATATCATGCTAGCCTGCAGTTCGCAAAAAGAGTTGACCGACGTTATGGAGAATTATTCCAAACAATTACTGCAATTTGCCAGCGGCTACTTATACATCATGCACCCTTCTAAAAATTATCTGGAAAAGGCAGCCAGTTGGGGAAATCCTAATGCACAAGACACGACCTTTTCACCAGACGAATGCTGGGGCATCCGCTTGGGGCGCATCCATCATATCAATTTATCGCATCAGGCATTGCACTGCGAACATATTCATTCCTTTGAAGAAAAAAAGGCTTCTTTACTTTGCATTCCGTTGATGGCTCAAAACGATATTTATGGATTGTTATATCTTGAAATAATACAAGACATTTCACCGCTCGAAGATGAAAACCAGAAACTGCTCATTACTGCATTTTCTGAATTAACAGCGCTTTCCTTAGCCAATGTGCGTTTAAGAGAAAATCTTCGTTATCAATCGATACGTGACCCCTTGACCGGGTTGTACAATCGTCGTTATTTGGAAGATTTTCTTTTTAAACAAATCAGCCAAGCGCAAAGAACGAAGTCCCCTCTTTCCCTCATCATGCTGGATTTAGATCATTTCAAAAAAATCAATGACACCTATGGCCATGATGCCGGTGATGCCGCCTTGAAAGAAGTGGCAAGCATACTGCAACATGACATTCGGGAAGGTGATATAGCCTCAAGATATGGAGGCGAGGAATTTCTTATTCTTCTTTATGATATTGATCTTGAGAGCACAAGAACTCGTGCTGAAAATATTCGTAAAGAAGTGTCCAAACTACAAATCAAATATGGGGCGCAGGCAGTAGGACCAATCACCGTTTCGCTTGGAATTTCCTCATATCCTATCGATGGTAAAACACCAGATGAATTAATAGACTCCGCAGATAAAGCACTCTATTACGCTAAAAATCATGGAAGAAATCAAGTGGTATTGTTTTGTGAATTAAATCAAAAAACCAACCGTTAA